The following coding sequences are from one Natrarchaeobaculum sulfurireducens window:
- a CDS encoding bacterio-opsin activator domain-containing protein: MNSTTPSRGTPRSREPIRVLFVDTGATTVRAAKSVFEDEFGIDVTVASRSDDVFRSLESVDCVVQEIRPPIVHDLDVLEAVCDSFPGLPYIVFSEIRATDLVGEALSQGATDYVRTDADDAGYWLLASRVRRAVDRRYGDELERSDGFYSDVVDGSCLLDESGSFVAVSASYGELFGYDPEHLIGESLPSVFPASEASTLETVFDRVRRRGRTVEEVTARRRDGDAVPVLVSLARRADDQYVCTVFDRSDRTAGITADTDHDTIGLERALSRLEAMVTERLGNETETDTDQDLCEAVVEVIENGNESAAVAIYLYDEPTDGLSRRAVTTRFDESATTLSFEAESTPAWTAFVERTPVFVADVHPEPAEPVQNPAMARGLVVPVGTAGVLVAGTIDGTRLTPLDHAFVRLSSATAGTVLDRIESQRCLSECHRRLERANLETERFETRLDLVRHVARVIGRAWTRPELERAICEHVVATGQYDFVRIADVDEVDERVRERTWAGAEKPYLERLDSSVDTLVGQGEPMATAIETKTVQASRHLLTGSVDEQWRQEAVTRGYRSIVGVPLVFRERTYGGLAVYSEQPDRFDDAERDLFEDLGRWVAQAIHAIETRAALVGRGGVELEFRVRDREIEFLEWARETGCAFEFETVVSRPDGSIRGFFTISGAPVERILELASRSPSVTETRLVTQRGDRHLFECTFTEDSVVARLLEYGVLPKTMSASEDAGRLVVSLPDRTTVREFVGFFTGLYPDSTLVRRQDHEFVDRPGYGFRSDLENALTDKQFEALETAFLSGYFDVPRETTGEGVADLLGVSQPTFNNHLRVAQRKLLSIVFTDDPDPKE, encoded by the coding sequence ATGAATAGCACGACGCCGTCCCGTGGGACGCCACGATCGAGGGAGCCCATTCGCGTGCTCTTCGTCGATACGGGTGCCACGACCGTTCGAGCCGCGAAATCCGTCTTCGAAGACGAGTTCGGGATCGACGTGACGGTTGCCTCCCGAAGCGACGACGTATTTCGGTCGCTCGAGTCGGTCGACTGCGTTGTCCAGGAGATACGGCCCCCGATCGTCCACGACCTGGACGTGCTCGAAGCGGTGTGTGATTCGTTTCCCGGACTTCCGTACATCGTCTTCTCGGAGATACGCGCCACCGATCTGGTCGGTGAGGCCCTCTCACAGGGGGCGACGGATTACGTGCGGACCGACGCGGACGATGCCGGATACTGGCTGCTGGCATCGCGGGTTCGACGGGCCGTCGATCGCCGCTACGGGGACGAACTCGAGCGCTCGGACGGGTTCTACAGTGACGTCGTCGACGGCAGCTGTCTGCTGGACGAGTCGGGGTCGTTCGTCGCGGTCAGTGCGAGCTACGGTGAACTGTTCGGCTACGATCCGGAGCACCTGATCGGAGAGTCGTTGCCGAGCGTGTTTCCTGCTAGCGAGGCGAGCACGCTCGAGACCGTATTCGACCGCGTTCGAAGACGTGGCCGGACAGTCGAGGAGGTCACTGCACGCAGGCGTGACGGCGATGCCGTCCCTGTGCTCGTCTCGCTCGCTCGCAGAGCGGACGATCAGTACGTCTGTACGGTCTTCGACCGGAGCGATCGAACCGCTGGCATCACTGCGGATACCGATCACGACACCATCGGGCTCGAGCGGGCACTCAGTCGACTCGAAGCGATGGTCACGGAGCGCCTCGGAAACGAGACGGAGACGGACACGGACCAGGACCTCTGTGAGGCCGTCGTTGAGGTGATCGAAAACGGGAACGAATCGGCGGCCGTCGCGATCTACCTCTACGACGAGCCCACCGACGGACTCTCCCGTCGGGCGGTGACCACACGGTTCGACGAATCGGCGACCACGCTGTCGTTCGAGGCGGAATCGACGCCCGCCTGGACTGCCTTCGTCGAACGGACGCCGGTCTTCGTCGCCGACGTGCATCCCGAACCGGCCGAGCCGGTCCAGAATCCGGCGATGGCCCGTGGGCTCGTCGTGCCGGTCGGTACTGCTGGCGTTCTCGTGGCCGGAACGATCGACGGGACACGACTGACGCCGCTCGATCACGCGTTTGTTCGCCTCTCGAGTGCGACCGCCGGGACGGTGCTCGATCGAATCGAGTCCCAACGGTGTCTGAGCGAGTGTCACAGACGGCTCGAGCGGGCGAACCTGGAGACAGAACGCTTCGAGACGAGACTCGACCTGGTTCGACACGTCGCGCGAGTGATCGGCCGGGCGTGGACGCGCCCCGAACTCGAGCGGGCCATCTGTGAGCACGTCGTTGCAACCGGCCAGTACGATTTCGTCAGGATCGCCGACGTCGACGAGGTCGACGAACGAGTCCGCGAGCGGACGTGGGCTGGAGCCGAGAAGCCCTACCTCGAGCGCCTCGATTCCAGCGTGGACACGCTCGTCGGCCAGGGCGAACCGATGGCGACGGCGATCGAGACGAAAACGGTGCAGGCCAGCCGACACCTCCTGACTGGCTCCGTGGACGAACAGTGGCGCCAGGAGGCGGTCACACGAGGGTACCGATCGATCGTCGGCGTTCCGCTCGTCTTCCGAGAGCGGACCTACGGTGGGCTGGCCGTGTACAGCGAACAGCCGGATCGGTTCGACGATGCAGAGCGGGACCTCTTCGAGGACCTCGGACGCTGGGTCGCTCAGGCGATACACGCGATCGAAACGAGGGCCGCACTGGTCGGTCGCGGCGGCGTCGAACTCGAGTTTCGCGTCCGCGACCGTGAGATCGAGTTCCTCGAGTGGGCCCGCGAGACGGGGTGTGCGTTCGAGTTCGAGACGGTCGTCTCACGGCCCGATGGATCGATCCGTGGGTTTTTTACGATTAGCGGGGCACCCGTCGAGCGGATACTCGAACTCGCCAGTCGGTCGCCGTCGGTTACCGAGACCCGACTCGTCACACAACGGGGTGACAGACACCTGTTCGAGTGTACTTTCACCGAAGACAGCGTCGTCGCTCGCCTCCTCGAGTACGGCGTGCTTCCGAAGACGATGTCGGCGTCTGAAGACGCCGGGCGGCTCGTCGTCTCGCTCCCCGATCGAACGACTGTCAGGGAGTTCGTCGGCTTTTTCACCGGCCTCTATCCCGACTCGACGCTCGTCAGACGGCAAGATCACGAGTTCGTCGATCGGCCCGGCTACGGCTTCCGGTCGGACCTCGAGAACGCACTGACGGACAAGCAGTTCGAGGCGCTCGAGACGGCGTTTCTCAGCGGCTACTTCGACGTGCCTCGAGAGACGACCGGAGAGGGGGTCGCCGACCTCCTCGGCGTCTCGCAACCGACGTTCAACAACCACCTCCGGGTCGCCCAGCGAAAGCTCCTCTCGATAGTGTTCACTGACGACCCAGACCCCAAGGAGTGA
- a CDS encoding DUF7564 family protein encodes MSHESNSLCITCGDTYRRANRYHGYYCTDCRVSPGDRRSIGT; translated from the coding sequence ATGAGTCACGAATCCAATTCGCTGTGTATCACGTGTGGAGACACGTACCGGAGAGCGAACAGGTACCACGGATACTACTGTACCGACTGTCGAGTGAGCCCCGGCGATAGGCGTTCGATCGGGACGTGA
- a CDS encoding DUF7861 family protein — MAHDRIHARKPTHDLERWSVGVIEGLEQRDGHGVFEVRTPEGERIELVVTLAIRDLVIRRLDLEDGDSPIGSQVWYRTRGG, encoded by the coding sequence GTGGCTCACGACCGAATCCACGCACGGAAACCGACCCACGACCTCGAGCGGTGGTCTGTCGGAGTGATCGAAGGCCTCGAACAGCGGGACGGCCACGGCGTCTTCGAGGTTCGAACGCCCGAGGGTGAACGGATCGAGCTCGTCGTCACACTGGCGATTCGAGACCTGGTGATTCGCCGGCTGGACCTCGAGGACGGCGACTCACCGATCGGGTCGCAAGTCTGGTATCGAACGCGTGGCGGCTGA
- a CDS encoding DUF7563 family protein, which translates to MHSCDRFGSDLSRAYVRVFGDNDDGVSGCLYCLDAATSGM; encoded by the coding sequence ATGCACTCGTGTGATCGCTTCGGAAGTGATCTCTCTCGAGCGTACGTTCGAGTGTTCGGGGACAACGACGATGGCGTGAGCGGCTGTCTGTACTGTCTCGACGCCGCCACGTCCGGGATGTGA
- a CDS encoding class I SAM-dependent methyltransferase has translation MDRNEVRRAWDVVSETYAERRSPDGSDAKLIDELLESLPERPAVLDIGCGDGARTLANLPPGSVGLDISRRGLELAAKTVPAARLIQGEMSTLPVADHQFDAITAYHAVFHVRRERHPLVYDEFARVLRPGGRLLLTLPGGRFETVRRGWMGGQMFFSTPGREQTLAQLREAGFSDFRTEMATDPLGSHTEFVFATCE, from the coding sequence ATGGACCGAAACGAGGTGCGGCGGGCCTGGGACGTCGTCTCGGAGACGTACGCCGAACGGCGATCGCCGGACGGATCGGACGCGAAACTGATCGACGAACTTCTCGAGTCGCTCCCCGAGCGTCCTGCGGTGCTCGACATCGGCTGTGGCGACGGCGCGCGGACGCTTGCAAACCTGCCACCGGGGAGCGTCGGCCTCGATATCTCCCGACGTGGGCTCGAGCTCGCAGCAAAGACGGTCCCGGCGGCGCGGCTGATCCAGGGTGAGATGTCGACGTTGCCGGTCGCCGATCACCAGTTCGACGCGATAACGGCCTATCACGCGGTGTTTCACGTCCGACGGGAGCGCCATCCACTGGTGTACGACGAGTTCGCCCGCGTACTCCGTCCGGGCGGTCGCCTGCTCCTGACACTGCCAGGCGGCCGGTTCGAGACGGTTCGTCGCGGCTGGATGGGCGGTCAGATGTTCTTTTCGACGCCCGGCCGTGAGCAAACGCTGGCCCAGTTGCGCGAAGCGGGGTTCTCGGACTTCCGAACGGAGATGGCAACCGATCCGCTCGGCAGCCACACCGAGTTCGTCTTCGCAACCTGCGAGTGA
- a CDS encoding DUF4352 domain-containing protein — translation MNRIDRRTYLALVGGATVAMAGCSGEDDEPSMDERDADESATAADDATSSDDPDPGTDSVSERAESDDQTDEAELGELLEVDPLSAVVSTLEVVEDAVIEPDDEVLGAEDGRAFAVVDVAFQHADDGVEPVIDVDETVAVELGDEDGKTYDRVDELEITALDPTASRLAPGEVVRGDLIYDVVDDAEGLVLELEPEASGDSVVVDLGAESDDERVETLEQEVAEVETFSQGVEHGGIDVAVGSLEHGNNLGGFMQSDEGYEIVAVGVTVHNGSGRDRALTPEQTQLKDDTGRIYAETSGTMRTLGGLEDVTVSDGESYEGTVAYQIAEGTDDLYWIFDFTEWGETQRVFWQLR, via the coding sequence ATGAACCGAATCGACCGTCGAACGTACCTCGCGCTGGTCGGTGGCGCCACCGTCGCCATGGCCGGCTGTTCGGGTGAGGACGACGAGCCGTCGATGGACGAGCGTGACGCGGACGAATCGGCTACAGCGGCCGACGACGCCACCTCGAGCGACGACCCCGACCCAGGCACCGACTCGGTCTCCGAGCGAGCCGAATCCGACGACCAGACCGACGAGGCCGAACTCGGCGAACTCCTCGAGGTCGATCCCCTCAGTGCGGTCGTCTCGACGCTCGAGGTGGTCGAGGACGCCGTGATCGAGCCCGACGACGAGGTACTCGGGGCCGAGGACGGACGGGCGTTCGCCGTCGTCGACGTCGCCTTCCAGCACGCCGACGACGGGGTCGAGCCGGTGATCGACGTCGACGAGACGGTGGCGGTCGAACTCGGCGACGAGGACGGCAAGACGTACGACCGCGTGGACGAACTCGAGATCACAGCACTCGACCCCACTGCGAGTCGCCTCGCACCTGGCGAAGTCGTCCGCGGTGATCTCATCTACGACGTTGTCGACGACGCCGAGGGACTCGTACTCGAACTCGAGCCGGAAGCGAGCGGCGACTCAGTCGTCGTCGACCTCGGGGCGGAGTCGGACGACGAGCGCGTCGAGACGCTCGAACAGGAGGTCGCGGAGGTAGAGACGTTCTCTCAGGGCGTCGAGCACGGCGGGATCGACGTCGCGGTCGGGAGTCTCGAACACGGGAACAACCTCGGCGGATTCATGCAGTCCGACGAGGGGTACGAAATCGTCGCGGTCGGCGTCACCGTTCATAACGGAAGCGGTCGGGATCGGGCGCTTACGCCGGAGCAGACCCAGCTCAAAGACGACACGGGGCGGATCTACGCCGAAACGTCCGGGACGATGCGGACGCTCGGCGGGCTCGAGGACGTGACGGTTTCCGACGGCGAATCGTACGAGGGCACCGTCGCCTATCAGATCGCGGAGGGGACCGACGACCTGTACTGGATCTTTGACTTCACGGAGTGGGGAGAAACCCAGCGGGTGTTCTGGCAGTTACGGTGA
- a CDS encoding midas domain-containing protein translates to MIDHVGVLALAALLVLGGVVAATGGVTNGDDQTVIYTLDDERCDVSEHLDETLDVTSEIDERDSQSERERDRANTDHRENDRDRDVSERDSQSESSSALDESERELSERDSASDSEYDRDGSEFEVNDRDEARDSSSERDASEVDDSARDVSESEIDDTDVEINESERDSEHDVSERDATESDGDSTHSETDSSASDSASDESEASESESASEADERDAVADEHASDRSESDVDHDDTARETSEHDSSDIETTDDETTADERNLEERSAEENTSDASESTADERESDRDATSSEEHEESGSESDTERIDADRFDRGEDTDAQERADSEHDTARAASDSSEQTEHEQERETSDSDRDESEESATESDRSERDRSEFTSGSFLSESFDSVLDEHDQARQGSEYTLEESDREASTADSESARSDFDAEEFESERSDTERDQQQTTLDTTDNDTERAESERADRGSEADRTSSERDGSQYSDDREESERDLSESTASERDTLSERDTGVDEHVDTDTERERLSDRDSERDESDRDRSERADESERESERDVSESERDLETRDSDRSESDADSERERAESERDQSEREQTTDSDCETISERLIVTGDSPQELERNGVLVENDDGSYDVDVSKLE, encoded by the coding sequence ATGATAGACCACGTTGGTGTCCTCGCGTTGGCCGCTCTCCTGGTGTTAGGTGGCGTCGTCGCCGCGACTGGCGGCGTCACCAACGGTGACGACCAGACCGTCATCTACACCTTGGACGACGAGCGATGCGACGTGAGCGAGCACCTGGACGAAACCCTCGACGTCACGAGCGAGATCGACGAACGCGACAGCCAGAGCGAGCGCGAGCGTGACCGAGCGAACACCGACCACCGCGAAAACGACCGTGATCGAGACGTCAGCGAACGCGACAGCCAGAGCGAGAGCTCGAGCGCACTCGACGAGAGCGAGCGCGAGTTGAGCGAGCGCGACAGCGCAAGCGACAGCGAGTACGACCGCGACGGCAGCGAGTTCGAAGTGAACGACCGCGACGAAGCGCGCGACTCGAGCAGCGAGCGCGACGCCAGCGAGGTCGACGACTCCGCACGCGACGTCAGCGAGAGCGAAATCGACGACACCGACGTCGAAATCAACGAGAGCGAACGCGACAGCGAGCACGACGTCAGCGAACGTGACGCGACCGAGTCGGACGGCGACAGCACCCACAGCGAGACCGACTCGAGTGCAAGCGACAGTGCCAGCGACGAGAGCGAGGCGAGTGAAAGCGAAAGCGCGAGTGAGGCAGACGAGCGCGACGCCGTCGCTGACGAGCACGCCAGCGACCGGAGTGAGAGCGACGTCGACCACGACGACACCGCGCGTGAGACGAGCGAACACGACAGCAGCGACATCGAAACGACCGACGACGAGACTACCGCGGACGAACGCAATCTCGAGGAACGATCTGCCGAGGAGAACACGAGCGACGCGAGTGAGAGTACCGCCGACGAGCGCGAGAGCGACCGTGACGCCACCTCGAGCGAGGAACACGAGGAGTCCGGAAGCGAAAGCGACACCGAACGGATCGACGCCGACCGCTTCGACCGTGGCGAGGACACCGATGCGCAAGAACGCGCCGACAGCGAACACGACACAGCGCGTGCGGCGTCGGACTCGAGCGAGCAGACCGAACACGAACAGGAACGCGAAACGAGCGACTCGGATCGCGACGAGAGCGAGGAGTCGGCGACAGAGAGCGACCGCAGCGAGCGCGACCGCAGTGAGTTCACCAGCGGATCGTTCCTGAGCGAATCCTTCGACTCGGTCCTCGACGAACACGATCAGGCCCGCCAGGGCAGCGAGTACACGCTCGAGGAGAGCGACCGAGAGGCGAGTACCGCCGACAGCGAGAGCGCTCGCAGCGACTTCGACGCCGAGGAGTTCGAAAGCGAGCGCAGCGACACGGAGCGCGACCAGCAGCAAACGACGCTCGATACCACGGACAACGACACCGAACGCGCCGAAAGCGAGCGTGCTGACCGCGGTAGCGAGGCCGACCGAACCTCGAGCGAGCGCGACGGGAGTCAGTATTCCGACGACCGTGAGGAGAGCGAGCGTGACCTGAGCGAGTCCACGGCGTCCGAACGCGACACCCTGAGCGAGCGCGATACGGGCGTCGACGAGCACGTAGACACCGACACCGAACGCGAGCGGCTCAGTGACCGCGATAGCGAACGCGACGAGAGCGACCGCGACCGCAGCGAACGCGCCGACGAGAGCGAACGCGAGAGCGAGCGTGACGTCAGCGAGAGCGAACGCGACCTCGAGACGCGAGACAGCGACCGCAGCGAGTCCGACGCCGACAGCGAGCGTGAACGAGCCGAAAGTGAACGAGACCAGAGCGAGCGCGAACAGACGACCGACTCCGACTGCGAGACGATCTCCGAACGGCTGATCGTCACCGGCGACAGTCCCCAGGAACTCGAGCGAAACGGCGTTCTCGTCGAGAACGACGACGGCTCTTACGATGTCGACGTCAGCAAACTCGAGTAA
- a CDS encoding PAS domain S-box protein codes for MSGKANLEPKRDTPPSRHPDPFFGEEIATGIGGLVCLDTTGTIVFAGPYVGELVGYDPDELFGRPLVDLFADDRDDPLEQFLEQGRSRPKHQDDTLSGGALECTHSLVHGDGRLVPVTLAVDEVEHDGRRLLIVRLRNRTELEADRRYDGVVNTVADGIYYLDSEGRFVAVNDRIVEATGYERDYLLGEHVSVLLDDETIERTEHRIRELMRTGGESVTLDLDVTTATGEQLPCELRLSVLERHGEFVGTVGVVRDVTDRLERERAVEHRSAVIESAIDGMGFSDETGELCYVNPALAELHGYDEPEALVGTSWKVLFPEEEADRIEREILPIVLERGYWRGEATGKRADGSRFPQEHSLTAHGDGIVCVARDITERKTRERQLEALIEVARELMSADTHDDIAQIGIEAVENVLEFEVACIRLFDEDANRLAFVALTDGALELLETQMAYDLESTLAGRAFRDEEPLINATDQRGDVGSESPFENASVHVPIGRCGVLSFIVRSDEQVDDNDVHLVELLAMGIGAALERADRTRLLRTQERELRQQHNQLETLIRINAVNNEISTSLVAATVREELDRTICEHLVESEFYQSAWIGRIEGASDRFGSAIGVGVEESYLDTITNASLSGIGGGVVKRAIESQEMHVIYQYQIDGINGADEEDGEAGEDVESIAAVPLLFGDRLVGVLVINSVRDDVFCEQAVSGFESLGKVIGFAQNALKSRKLLLADSIVELEFRVADPAVFHIRLTADLDCRCEFQRGIPIENGRLITYDRIVGAEPSAVLEVAQEAAHIERARVVSDRPEGFVLETVTSHSLVQHALELGTTVRSAVADGGEGTVLIEAPHTADVRELVGAFVREFDALELVAKRERDHSVTTADEFRTAVATNLTEKQCGALEAAYLAGYYDWPRKTTAEELAESMDISSSTLHQHLRKANWNLLSAFFDEPTSTPRVE; via the coding sequence ATGTCAGGGAAGGCCAACCTAGAACCGAAACGAGACACGCCGCCATCTCGACACCCGGATCCGTTCTTCGGTGAAGAAATAGCCACTGGCATCGGTGGGCTCGTCTGTCTCGATACCACCGGGACGATCGTCTTCGCCGGTCCGTACGTCGGGGAACTCGTCGGATACGACCCGGATGAGTTGTTCGGCCGACCGCTCGTGGACCTCTTCGCCGACGACCGAGACGACCCACTCGAGCAGTTCCTCGAGCAGGGCCGATCGCGTCCCAAGCATCAGGACGACACACTGAGCGGCGGGGCACTGGAATGTACTCACTCGCTCGTCCACGGTGACGGTCGGCTCGTTCCGGTCACCCTCGCGGTCGACGAGGTCGAGCACGATGGACGCCGACTCCTGATCGTTCGGCTTCGAAACCGGACCGAACTCGAGGCGGACCGACGGTACGACGGGGTCGTCAACACCGTCGCTGACGGGATCTACTACCTCGACAGTGAGGGACGATTCGTCGCGGTCAACGATCGGATCGTCGAGGCGACCGGGTACGAGCGCGACTACCTCCTCGGGGAGCACGTCTCGGTGCTTCTCGACGACGAGACGATCGAGCGAACCGAACACCGGATCCGTGAACTGATGCGGACCGGCGGAGAGTCGGTTACGCTCGATCTCGACGTCACGACCGCGACGGGCGAGCAACTCCCCTGTGAGTTGCGCCTGTCAGTTCTCGAGCGACACGGCGAGTTCGTCGGAACCGTCGGCGTGGTTCGCGACGTCACCGACCGCCTCGAGCGAGAACGCGCCGTCGAGCACCGATCGGCCGTGATCGAGTCGGCGATCGATGGGATGGGATTCTCCGACGAGACCGGCGAGCTCTGCTACGTGAACCCTGCTCTAGCCGAGTTACACGGCTACGACGAGCCGGAAGCCCTCGTCGGGACCTCCTGGAAGGTGCTTTTCCCCGAAGAAGAGGCCGACCGCATCGAACGGGAGATCCTGCCGATCGTCCTCGAACGTGGCTACTGGCGCGGCGAGGCGACCGGGAAGCGCGCGGACGGCTCACGGTTCCCCCAGGAGCACTCGCTTACGGCCCACGGCGACGGGATCGTCTGCGTCGCTCGTGACATCACCGAACGGAAAACGAGAGAACGACAGCTCGAGGCGCTCATCGAAGTCGCCCGCGAACTGATGAGCGCGGACACCCACGACGATATCGCCCAGATCGGGATCGAGGCGGTCGAGAACGTCCTCGAGTTCGAGGTCGCCTGTATCCGCCTGTTCGACGAGGACGCGAACCGTCTCGCGTTCGTTGCGCTGACCGACGGTGCCCTGGAGCTTCTCGAGACGCAGATGGCGTACGACCTGGAGTCGACGCTCGCCGGCCGGGCGTTCAGAGACGAGGAGCCGCTGATCAACGCGACCGATCAACGCGGCGATGTCGGCTCCGAGTCGCCGTTCGAGAACGCGAGCGTTCACGTTCCGATCGGACGGTGTGGGGTTCTCAGCTTCATCGTTCGAAGCGATGAACAGGTCGACGACAACGACGTCCACCTCGTCGAACTGCTGGCGATGGGGATCGGAGCGGCGCTGGAGCGGGCCGACCGAACCCGCCTGCTCCGCACCCAGGAACGGGAGTTGCGCCAGCAGCACAACCAACTCGAGACGTTGATCCGGATCAACGCCGTCAACAACGAGATCAGCACCAGCCTCGTGGCGGCGACGGTTCGCGAGGAACTCGACCGGACGATCTGTGAGCACCTGGTGGAGTCGGAGTTCTATCAGAGCGCCTGGATTGGCCGCATCGAAGGGGCAAGCGATCGCTTCGGATCTGCCATTGGCGTCGGCGTCGAAGAGAGCTACCTCGACACAATCACGAACGCGTCGCTGTCGGGAATCGGTGGCGGCGTCGTCAAGCGAGCGATCGAGAGCCAGGAGATGCACGTCATCTACCAGTACCAGATCGACGGCATCAACGGGGCCGACGAGGAAGACGGTGAGGCCGGCGAGGACGTCGAGTCGATCGCGGCCGTGCCACTGCTGTTCGGCGATCGACTCGTCGGTGTCCTCGTCATCAACAGCGTTCGCGACGACGTCTTCTGTGAGCAGGCCGTCAGCGGCTTCGAATCGCTCGGGAAGGTCATCGGATTCGCACAGAACGCGCTCAAGAGCCGGAAGTTGCTCCTCGCCGATTCGATCGTCGAACTCGAGTTTCGCGTGGCCGATCCGGCCGTGTTTCACATCCGGCTCACGGCGGATCTCGACTGTCGGTGTGAGTTTCAGCGCGGAATTCCCATCGAAAACGGCCGTCTCATCACCTACGACAGGATCGTGGGCGCTGAGCCGTCGGCCGTCCTCGAGGTCGCCCAAGAGGCTGCTCACATCGAGCGCGCTCGCGTCGTCTCCGACCGTCCCGAGGGCTTCGTCCTCGAGACCGTCACGTCACACTCGCTGGTCCAGCACGCACTCGAACTGGGGACGACCGTGCGGTCCGCGGTCGCCGACGGTGGCGAGGGGACGGTCCTCATCGAAGCACCGCACACGGCAGACGTTCGCGAACTTGTCGGCGCGTTCGTGCGCGAGTTCGACGCGCTCGAACTCGTCGCAAAACGCGAGCGTGACCACTCCGTGACGACCGCTGATGAGTTCCGTACTGCAGTCGCGACGAACCTCACGGAAAAACAATGCGGGGCGCTCGAGGCGGCGTACCTCGCTGGCTACTACGACTGGCCGCGGAAGACGACCGCCGAAGAACTCGCCGAGTCGATGGACATCTCGTCGTCGACCTTACACCAGCACCTCCGGAAAGCCAACTGGAACCTGCTGTCGGCGTTCTTCGACGAGCCGACGAGCACACCTCGAGTAGAATGA